The Gammaproteobacteria bacterium genome includes the window CGCCGCTCAAAAATCACCCGCTCCGCCGGGGCTAATGGCCGAAACTGTGAAAGGGATAGAGGGAGACGTAGGCAAGCAGCAGGATCAGCGCAAGGTACACCGTTGCTTTGAGCGGGCGCCGCCGCAGCAGATCCCACACCCCGGGCAGCTCGCCCCTTGCTTTCAATGCCTGATAGTCGGCTCTGGCCTTGGCCGTGAATTCACGCTGAAACTCATCCAGCAGGATCCCGGCCCGCTCGCGATCGGCGTCGTTGCGCAGCCAGATCATGGGCGCCGATATTCCCCAGGCGCTGCCGGGGGTTTCGTAGAATTCGATGGCATGCTGCTTCAGCAGTTGCCGGACGCCCTCGGCCTCCCGCTCGGGAACATCGCGCAGATTGAAGAATTTTACTGCCATGGTTTCACGACCCGCGCAGCTGCCCTACAGTTCATACACCTCGTTCAGTGCCGGCATGACCACTTCCGTCCGGTGGAGCCGGGCAGCAAAGGCGCGCATGGCCTTGTCCTCGCCATGTACCAGAAAGGTCCGTCCGGGCGAGCCCGCCTGGCCGTGCCAAGTCAGCAGTTCGTCGCGGTCGGCGTGGGCGGAGAACCCGCCAATGGTGTGAATGCGGGCGCGAACCCGGATTTTTTCCCCGAAGAGGCGCACATCCTTCGCCCCATCGACAATCTGCCGCGCCAGCGTGCCGCGGGCGGCGAAGCCCACGAAGACGATGGCGCTGTCCGCCCGCCACAGATTGTGTTTGAGGTGGTGCCGCACCCGTCCCCCGGTGCACATGCCGGAGCCGGCGATGATCACCGCGCCGCCGCCGATGCGGTTCAGGGCGATGGAATCGGCCGTCTGGCGGGTAAAATGGAGGCCTGGAAAGCCAAAGGGATCGCGGCCGTCTTCAAACAAGGCACACGTTTGTTCATCATAACATTCGGGATGGCGGCGGAAAATCTGGGTGGCCGAAATCGCCATGGGGGAATCGAGAAAGACCTGCATGGCGCCGGGCAAGGCCCCGGCCTCCAGTCCTGCACGCAGGTAGTAGAGAATCTCCTGGCTCCGTTCCAGGGCAAAACTGGGAATGATGACATTGCCACCGCGGCGGAAGGTGTCGTTGATGGCATCGTAAAGTTCATCGATGGACGGCTGCAGACGTTTGTGGAGGCGGTCGCCATACGTGGTTTCCATCACCACGGTGTCCGCATCCGGCGGGGGGCCGGGGTCACGCAGTATGGCCCGGCCGCCATAACCGAGGTCACCGGAGAACAGCACCCGCCTGGGCCTTCCCCCCTCTTCCAGCTCCAACAAAATACTGGCCGAACCGAGAATGTGACCGGCCTCAAAAAAGGTGACCCGGACGCCCCTGCCCAGTGTCACGGCCTTGCCGTAGTCCGCGGTGCGGCCAAAGTAATCCAGGCTGTTGAGGGCATCCAGCACCGTGTAGAGCGGCGTGGCGGCGTCTTTGCGGCGACCGTGACGGGCGCGTTTGCGCGCCTGCCATTCGGCCTCTTCCTCCTGCAGGTGCGCCGCGTCCAGCATCACCAGCCTGGCCAGTTCGCGGCTGGCGGCAGTGGTGATGATCTCGCCCCGGAAGCCCCGTTGCACCAACAGCGGAATGCGGCCGCAGTGGTCCAAATGGGCGTGGGTGAGCAGCAGATAATCGATGTCGGCGGGCTCGAATCCAAACGGCCGGCGGTTTTCTTCATCCAGCTCATGCCCGCCCTGATACAGGCCGCAGTCAACCAATATGTTTTTGCCACCACAGTTCACCAGATGGCAGGAGCCCGTCACCCCCTGATCGGCGCCATGAAAGCCTATTTTCATCACCTGTTCTCCGTCGCAGTGCTATACAACAGGCCCTCGCGCCGGAGCAGCCGGTAAGCGTATATTTTCACCGCATCATTTATGAGGAACCAGACCAGGGCATAGAGCCAGATCCACAGGGCGTATTCCCAGCCGATGGGGGTGATGAGAAAACCGTAGACGGCGATGAGCGTGCCGAGGATCTCGGTGCCAAAGGTCGCCCAAAAGAGCAGTGGCGAGGGCCAGGGGCGCTCCCAGAACCAGCCCTCGGCACGGGTGACATAGAGGGTGCTGTGGCCGGCGACGATCAGCTTGAGGAACAGCAGGCTGCGGATCAGATCTTCTGACACCCCTTGTTCCTGCAGGATGAAAAAAAGCACAAAGGAAGAAATCACGCCCGAGACCCCCAATGCGGTGGAAACAGTGAGCAGCTCGCGCATGTTCCAGCGCGCCGGCGCCTGGTGGACCTTGGTGTTGTCGTAGGCAATGGCGAGGATGGGGATGTCGTTGAGCAGCGCCAGCAGGATGATCATCAAGGCGGTGATGGGGTAGAAGTCGAAGATGATGATGGAAAGGGTCATGAAGAGGATGATGCGGATGGTCTCGGCGATGC containing:
- a CDS encoding MBL fold metallo-hydrolase translates to MKIGFHGADQGVTGSCHLVNCGGKNILVDCGLYQGGHELDEENRRPFGFEPADIDYLLLTHAHLDHCGRIPLLVQRGFRGEIITTAASRELARLVMLDAAHLQEEEAEWQARKRARHGRRKDAATPLYTVLDALNSLDYFGRTADYGKAVTLGRGVRVTFFEAGHILGSASILLELEEGGRPRRVLFSGDLGYGGRAILRDPGPPPDADTVVMETTYGDRLHKRLQPSIDELYDAINDTFRRGGNVIIPSFALERSQEILYYLRAGLEAGALPGAMQVFLDSPMAISATQIFRRHPECYDEQTCALFEDGRDPFGFPGLHFTRQTADSIALNRIGGGAVIIAGSGMCTGGRVRHHLKHNLWRADSAIVFVGFAARGTLARQIVDGAKDVRLFGEKIRVRARIHTIGGFSAHADRDELLTWHGQAGSPGRTFLVHGEDKAMRAFAARLHRTEVVMPALNEVYEL